TTTACTTTGCCGTCCCACAATGCTTTCGGCCATTTGCAAGGCCTCCGGCAAATTCTTGGCTGCTTTAAAGTACATATTTTCAATGATGCTGTGATCGCATTGGTCGGTGACGACAATCACCTGATGTTTCAGTTGAATGCGGGCGGCGATCTGGGCCTCCCACTGGTCGGCAATTGTTGCATCCATATCGATTTTCATAATTTTGTCCATGACTTCCTGAGGCCCGGATGCATCGGCAAACCAGCGGTAGAAGGCTTCGCCGCCGTGGCCGTCGTTGCAGGCCGAACAGATAATGATCACGCCGCCGGGTTTGCAGGTGGCTTCAGCGGCAGACATGCCTTTGACAGCCTGATACACATTCTGATCCAAAGGATACCCCCCGTTAGAGGTAATGACAATATCAGCCGGTTTGGCCTTAACGGTTGCCAGCTCGCTCACAAACCGGCAGCCTTCCCTGTGCGCTTGTTCCCTGTCGCCGGCAAAAGCCTTTATAATTTTTTTGTCGGCATTGATGACCACATTGAGGATAAAGGCCAGCTTAGCGGTCTTGGCAGCATGGAGCATGTCAATATGCAGGGGATTTCCCTCTAATATGCCGGCCCGGGCCCGGTCATGGGCGATGAACTTGGAACAATGATTGGCCAATACTGTCACCTTGCTGACGATCCCGGGAAGGATACTCTTGCGTCCGCCGGAAAATCCGGCAAAAAAGTGGGGCTCAATAAAACCTTCGGCTACTAATAAGTCAGCTTCCATCGCCATTCGATTAATGACCAGGTCACCGCCGGAAGGCAGCTTCCCCGCCGGGACCATACTGTCATCATCCCGGCAGTCATGCAGGACGATTTTTTCCTGCTTCACAATATCCGGTCCAAACTTAGCGATCAGTTCCGCC
This genomic stretch from Acetonema longum DSM 6540 harbors:
- the larA gene encoding nickel-dependent lactate racemase; its protein translation is MAKIAIPYGRTHWEAEIPDDRLEGILESNAHHYQAEAGEEALVRQALENPVGSPRLSELARGKKKIVIVASDHTRPVPSKVMAPLILEEIRAGNPDADITFLIATGFHRPTTEAELIAKFGPDIVKQEKIVLHDCRDDDSMVPAGKLPSGGDLVINRMAMEADLLVAEGFIEPHFFAGFSGGRKSILPGIVSKVTVLANHCSKFIAHDRARAGILEGNPLHIDMLHAAKTAKLAFILNVVINADKKIIKAFAGDREQAHREGCRFVSELATVKAKPADIVITSNGGYPLDQNVYQAVKGMSAAEATCKPGGVIIICSACNDGHGGEAFYRWFADASGPQEVMDKIMKIDMDATIADQWEAQIAARIQLKHQVIVVTDQCDHSIIENMYFKAAKNLPEALQMAESIVGRQSKITVIPDGVSVIVS